One region of Oligoflexus sp. genomic DNA includes:
- a CDS encoding acyl-CoA dehydrogenase family protein yields the protein MFTKRTIYTPEHEMFRESFKKFLHKEVLPYQEEWEAAGIIPREIYQKCGEQGFLVPQAPEEYGGLGIHDFRYEAIMLEELAYYNEFGLMLGLHNTICAPYLLTYGNEEQKKRIIPKIVSGEAILAVAMTEPGAGSDLAGMKTTAEDKGDHWVLNGQKTFISNGINSDVILVAAKTVPGNPHAMGIFIVERGDIGLERGTPLKKIGLLSQDTAELYFENLKVKKSNVLGDPTKGFKYLMAQLATERLSLAVGAVANCRGAIESTIKYVKERNVFGKPVAAFQNTQFKLAEMATETDIAQVYVDRLIEEQNNGTVSPEQACAAKYWTTDLACKVIDECLQLHGGYGYMKEYTISKMWLNARIGRIYAGANEIMKTVIARQMQL from the coding sequence GTGTTTACGAAGCGAACGATCTACACGCCTGAACATGAAATGTTCCGCGAAAGCTTTAAAAAGTTCCTGCACAAGGAAGTTCTTCCCTATCAGGAAGAGTGGGAAGCCGCTGGCATCATCCCACGCGAAATCTATCAAAAGTGCGGCGAGCAGGGCTTCCTCGTGCCCCAGGCGCCCGAGGAATACGGCGGGCTCGGCATCCACGATTTCCGCTATGAAGCGATCATGCTGGAAGAGCTGGCCTACTACAACGAATTCGGTCTGATGCTGGGCCTGCACAATACGATTTGTGCTCCTTATCTTCTGACCTACGGCAACGAAGAGCAGAAAAAACGCATCATTCCCAAAATCGTCAGCGGTGAAGCGATCCTCGCCGTGGCGATGACCGAGCCCGGTGCTGGTTCGGACCTTGCGGGCATGAAGACTACGGCGGAAGACAAGGGTGATCATTGGGTGCTGAATGGTCAGAAGACCTTCATTTCCAACGGGATCAACTCGGATGTGATTCTGGTCGCGGCCAAAACCGTCCCAGGCAATCCGCATGCGATGGGTATCTTCATCGTCGAGCGCGGTGATATCGGACTGGAGCGCGGCACGCCTTTGAAGAAGATCGGTCTTCTGTCGCAGGATACGGCCGAGCTTTACTTTGAAAATCTCAAGGTGAAGAAAAGCAACGTCCTCGGCGATCCGACCAAGGGTTTCAAATACCTGATGGCCCAGCTGGCCACCGAACGTCTCTCGCTGGCCGTCGGTGCGGTTGCCAACTGCCGCGGCGCCATTGAATCGACCATCAAGTACGTGAAAGAGCGGAACGTCTTTGGCAAGCCGGTTGCGGCCTTCCAAAACACCCAATTCAAACTTGCGGAAATGGCCACCGAAACGGACATCGCCCAGGTTTACGTGGACCGCCTGATCGAAGAGCAAAACAACGGAACGGTAAGTCCCGAGCAGGCCTGTGCGGCCAAGTACTGGACCACGGACCTTGCGTGCAAGGTGATTGACGAGTGTCTGCAGCTGCACGGCGGCTATGGTTATATGAAGGAATATACCATCAGCAAAATGTGGCTGAACGCCCGTATCGGCCGGATCTATGCCGGCGCCAATGAAATCATGAAAACGGTCATCGCCCGTCAGATGCAGCTCTAG
- a CDS encoding CaiB/BaiF CoA-transferase family protein, with the protein MQPFAQLKVLDFTTLLPGPFATMYLADWGADVLRVEAPDREDMSRTMPPFVKGVSTTHAFLNRSKKSIVLDLKEASARAKILELVQDYDVIVEQFRPGVMARLGLDYKALSAVNPRVIYCSLTGYGQTGPYADRAGHDINYAALSGLAAMTGTRASGPVIHGDPVCDLAGSFHTLFGLLTALYHRERTGEGQAVDISITDSSLMLSGLWLSMGLGAQQFPTWEGTLLNGGSFYGYYKTSDGQYLSVGGLEPKFLRGFLEAIEALDLLTGDLSRPDYLMRMRIEIQARIQLKTLDTWLGIFSKLDVCVEPVLSMDQVIRHPQFQARQMFVDVPAGYGGQQKQLGSPLKFSSFQPIYRFVGAAKGADNDLLK; encoded by the coding sequence ATGCAGCCCTTCGCTCAGCTTAAGGTTTTGGATTTCACGACCCTTTTACCAGGGCCTTTTGCGACCATGTACCTTGCCGATTGGGGGGCTGATGTTCTGCGTGTGGAAGCTCCCGACCGGGAGGATATGTCGCGGACCATGCCGCCTTTTGTCAAAGGCGTCAGCACCACGCATGCCTTCCTCAACAGGTCGAAGAAGTCGATCGTCCTCGATCTGAAGGAAGCCTCCGCACGCGCGAAGATTCTGGAGCTGGTTCAGGACTATGATGTCATCGTCGAGCAATTTCGTCCGGGGGTGATGGCGCGTCTGGGTCTTGATTACAAGGCTTTGTCCGCCGTCAACCCTCGCGTTATCTACTGCTCGCTCACCGGCTATGGTCAGACCGGCCCTTACGCGGATCGCGCGGGGCACGATATCAACTACGCGGCGCTCAGCGGTCTCGCGGCCATGACAGGGACCAGGGCGAGCGGCCCTGTGATTCACGGGGATCCTGTCTGTGATCTGGCAGGATCCTTTCATACCCTTTTTGGTCTTTTGACGGCGCTTTATCATCGGGAGCGCACAGGGGAAGGCCAGGCTGTGGATATTTCCATCACCGATAGCAGCCTGATGCTATCCGGTCTTTGGCTGTCGATGGGACTCGGCGCGCAGCAGTTCCCTACATGGGAAGGCACGCTGCTGAATGGTGGCTCGTTTTACGGCTACTATAAGACCAGCGATGGCCAATATCTGAGCGTCGGTGGGCTGGAACCCAAGTTCCTGCGTGGATTTTTGGAAGCCATCGAGGCCCTCGATCTTTTAACGGGCGATCTGAGCCGGCCGGATTATCTGATGCGCATGCGGATCGAAATCCAGGCCCGCATTCAGCTGAAGACGCTCGACACCTGGCTTGGGATTTTCTCGAAGCTCGATGTCTGTGTGGAACCCGTTTTAAGCATGGATCAGGTGATCCGTCATCCCCAATTTCAGGCGCGGCAGATGTTTGTCGATGTGCCGGCCGGTTACGGCGGTCAGCAGAAGCAGTTGGGTTCGCCTCTTAAATTCTCGAGCTTCCAGCCTATCTATCGCTTCGTCGGAGCGGCTAAAGGCGCGGACAACGACCTTCTGAAGTAA
- a CDS encoding LysR family transcriptional regulator, whose translation MNFKSMSVFCKVVDHGVMAHAAEDLQLTPAAVSKIVGDLEESLGIRLLQRTTRRLQLTEAGMHYYEACVKILQDIEDVHQQFSQLSQEVKGRLKIAAPMSYGLTQLSKVVRDFNRLYPKVSISLHLEDATVNLVEEGYDIAIRIQREMKDSSLVASLFAEFPHHLVCSKSYKKEMGAIQSPEDLKDHRCLAYTHAKQRNRWVMTHRSRTHTHVFEPSVAVNNSLFLKDLMMQGQGLCLLPSFLIEKELKAESVVRVLPQYAFEPAKGWIVYPSRRFHPPAVTRFVEFFGKQNKIPRGAGDL comes from the coding sequence ATGAACTTCAAATCCATGTCCGTCTTCTGCAAGGTCGTTGATCACGGCGTCATGGCCCATGCTGCTGAGGATCTGCAGCTGACCCCGGCCGCGGTCAGTAAAATCGTGGGGGATCTGGAAGAAAGTCTTGGCATTCGGCTTCTGCAAAGAACCACAAGGCGGCTGCAGCTGACCGAAGCCGGAATGCATTACTATGAAGCCTGCGTGAAGATCCTGCAGGACATTGAGGATGTGCATCAGCAATTTTCGCAGCTGTCGCAGGAGGTCAAGGGTCGGTTGAAGATCGCGGCGCCCATGTCCTATGGCCTGACCCAGCTATCCAAAGTCGTCCGAGACTTCAATCGCCTTTATCCCAAGGTATCCATCTCCCTTCATCTGGAAGATGCCACCGTGAATCTGGTCGAAGAGGGCTATGATATCGCCATTCGCATCCAGCGCGAGATGAAGGACTCCAGCCTCGTGGCCAGTCTTTTCGCCGAGTTTCCGCATCATCTCGTCTGCTCGAAATCCTATAAGAAGGAGATGGGCGCGATTCAATCGCCCGAGGATCTGAAGGACCATCGCTGCCTCGCCTATACCCATGCGAAGCAGCGCAATCGCTGGGTCATGACCCATAGGAGCCGAACCCATACGCATGTCTTTGAACCGTCTGTGGCCGTCAATAACAGTCTTTTTTTAAAGGATCTTATGATGCAGGGTCAGGGCCTTTGTCTACTGCCCTCGTTTCTGATCGAAAAGGAACTCAAGGCCGAAAGCGTGGTCCGGGTTCTTCCGCAGTATGCGTTTGAACCGGCCAAAGGCTGGATCGTTTACCCGAGTCGCAGGTTTCATCCGCCGGCCGTGACGCGCTTTGTGGAATTCTTCGGGAAACAAAATAAGATCCCCCGGGGAGCAGGGGATCTTTAA